Genomic DNA from Hordeum vulgare subsp. vulgare chromosome 2H, MorexV3_pseudomolecules_assembly, whole genome shotgun sequence:
GAATGGGATGAATCAAGCACAAGAAATCACTAGGCATAGTGGAGCCGTAAGGAAGAGGAGTAATATcgttataaagttcatgaattcgaTTCATTTTGAAATCAATAATTCAGCACAGAATCTTGTCTTGTTCACCTTAGTTCCAAGTTGATTCCGCTTGTCGAAAGCATTCAGTCCATAAGTTTTAATTTTTGGACTAGAATCTGGTGAGTTGAACACTTACTTTCTCTTTCAAAATTGGTGATGGTGCGGGTAAATTCAATCGGGGAAATGAGTGATGAATTTGTTAGAAACAAGGCTGAGCTGTAAAATCTATAAAATGGAGCTTGATCGGTAGCTTCGGCCTCCCAGACCCAAATTAAGTTACCAACATGGAACGACATTTTCAACCCGACTTCATGTTTGTCATTGGAAAGAACAAAAGATTATAGTATTCCTCCTAAGAAACAATACAACATGTCAAAATAAGAACGGAGAAGATTCGTTGATACGGAGTTGGTCCATTTTACAAGTGATCCCCTATTCTGCATCCCGAAGATCATACAGACCAGAGCCAGAGTGATCATGGCACATATATAGGGACAACAAGGATCAGTAAATACCGGGGATACCATACCAAGTGTTTCCTAGATCTTGTGTTAGGCGTAgctactccccccccccccccatgttcACGTGATTCCTCATACTTCCGTTGAAGCTAAATCAGTATCGAGTGATGGCGATCATATTAGAGGCGGCTTTATCATAGAAAAAGCAACCGACTTTTGATAATAAATAATTTAAGTACTTGAGCGTGGTTTTGGCCTATAGCCGAAGGGAATGTTTTTCACAATTGACTCGATTTTGGGCATTCGTTAAGGGGAAATAAAACCACGCGATAAGCAGGGGAGAGGtctgtctttccaaagtagccatTCAAGGAGACAATTTCTACAATTGTACCTTGACCTctggaatattgtgtgttgatttagTTAGGACTCCTATCGCGCGAGGTCATAAGTTTGACCTCCACGATGGATCCACCGCCTCACCAACCTACCCTAATATTGTTTGTTGACCATACCTCACCATGCAGCAAACCCCCTAGCCGCATCACTTGGCCGCGTGGGCCTCGCGGAGCTCCCCGTGTGGGGCTCGGGTCCTTTCGAAGCTTGCCAACTCAAAACATTTCTGGATTTTTTTCAGGATTCTTGGAGCTTCGTAAAATTTATTTTCATGAAAGTCCAAAAACATACataaaacaacaattggcactcgacactgagttaataggttagtccaggaaaaaaaatgccAAAGTAATATAAACATAGCAATAAataatcaaaattatagataagctTGAGACGAATCACCACCCCACGACCTCCGCACCAGATCCACCGCCTCACCGACCATCATCGCTTCACGTCGCCACCCACTAATACCATATAGGTGTGGAGCCAAAGATCATCTCCAactacctcccccccccccccaacaggcCCCCAAGCTCCTTTTTTATCACCGACGCAAAAAGAATCGCCCAATCGCGCCCCGAGGAGCCCAAATTTCACCGGTTAGGGCCGAAATTGGCGCTGACGGACCCAGGCCAAACCCACCGCGCTGGGGAGCGACCGGGGGAGCCAGGTGAAAGGAATTTGGCACGAAAACAAATCACGCCAGATTCCTCCCCTATGGGCCCGCCGAGTCAATGACTGTGCGTCGCCGAGCCTTTGTCATCCTCATCGCCTCGCCTCGGTTCCCGTGTCGGTGGCTCCACGAGTGGGAGGCACGCCTTCTTCAAGAGGCGAACTACTCGACGCCGCCCGACATGCGCGTACCGGGCGCATGGCAGTTGAGCATCGACGGCGTCCCCGTGCCCTCGCCGCCCTCTGACGCGGAGCGCCCCGCTGAGATCGCGTGGATTCGGGCATCCTTGCCGGAGCACGTGCGCGAGCAGCAAAGCTACGCCCCTCACAACCACACCCTCTAGACGGTGTATTTCCAGCGCCACCACGCCGAGCAACTGGTGTCAACCAACGGCGCCCCCGCGTCGAGGCGACGCCACAACTCCGACGACCGTCGTCAATGGTGGGGCATCCCGAGGCGCACGCTCCACGCCGCCCTCGAGCACATCGAGGGAGGCAACGAGTCATCACTCGAGTACCCCGGCATCGTAGTTTTCTCGCCGGAGTGGGAGCTCGTGGGTGTCGAGGCGCATGGAGTCGTCGTCCTTCGGCTCCCGCTCCACCGGTGCAGCGACATCGCTCGTTGCCGTCAAGCCCGAGCCGTAGGAGACGCCGCTCCGCCGATGCAGCCGCGGCGTCAACCTCGTCATAAACGAGGGTCGCCGCGACCCTTCCCCTCCCCACGGCCACCTTTGTCTGgtcaagcagaagaaggagtcggCGATCGTAGTCAAGCAGGAACACATGGAGATGGCAGCCGACCTCGACGCCGGCCTCGCCTGGTCGACGACTATGTCAGGGAGGAGATGGTGCATCAGCGTTGTGCTCTCGAGGAAATCGTCGAGCGGCGCTGTAGCCACGACGGGGCAGCGTCATCGTCCTCTCGGACAGTAACGAGGAGGCGACCACCCCGACCAAGCCTGTTAGCAGCCGTGATCCAGGGCAAGGCTGCAgcaagaacgacgacgaggaggacgagtcACCGAgcaacgacgatggcgacgaggcGAGGCTACACCATCTTCTACAACCTCCTCAGCATGAACTAGACTGGAGACGACGTGGACGACGTAGTTTTTTTAGGTTATTATGTATGCTTTTTTAATTCGCCTAAATATGAATGGAACCACCTATATTTTGTCCAAAATTGAGTAAATTTTATCGAATTTGgatgtttgaattttttttagttCGGCTAAGTTGCGATCGCGGCTGAAAATCGGTTCTTCGCATGTCGAAAATTTCGCCGACGACGCCCTAAGAGACGTTATTTCCGTCCGAAAAACGCCCTTGAAGGGGATGGACATGCTCTAACCTCTCCCCGATAGCTCTTGGGGCTTTGTGGACATACTCACTCGTCCCCTCATTTGTAGCCTTGTAGGTCACTTGGTACAAGAAACATTTTTACCAATCCATTTTTAGTGTACAGAAAGTTCTCACTGTCTAATCGATGCATCGGTGTATACACAAGAAACATTTTCATACATATGGCTGCACCAGTATAGAATAAATGCATCCCGCACattttatttcaaacttgctcaCAACCAAATCAGTCAATCATAATCATTCCACCTGTGCGAGCTAACCATTACAGTTTATGCACCAGCAAAAAGATTCTAGAGAATTGTTCTATAATCATTCTTGTAACAATGCTTAGAAGAAGTTGGCCTAGAGTATAGCGAAACATGCTAACAAAAATGTCCAAACAAAACTAAAAGGTAAAATGTCCAAACAAAACTAAAACCTTTTAGGCTAACAAATTTGACCGACATGTGTTATGTCCAAACAAAATTAAAACCTTTTAGGCTAACAAATTTGACCGACATGTGTTGCTTCGATTGCATAACTGATTCACCAAAAATAACAGTTTTGCTCAGGGACCCAAAAACGTCATGCCTTCAAATAACCATCCAATGGTGCATAATTGCACAGCGCAGGCACATTGCATCCAAATAAACATGGTTCCACAACCACCGAGCCATGCAGCTCAAAATATTGGCATGTTTACACATCATGTGTGTTTATCTGAAAGGTGGTTTGACATCATCTTCGCCTTTTGGCCACACTATGAAACTTAAGCATCTGGGAATAaaagaaagtgataaagaaaagaaaatacaGTTATAAATTTATTTTACAACCCATCTAAGATGTTTCTTCGATCATCCCTATGCAGGGTACAAACACTGATTTGTCCCTTTATGTCATGTGGATCCCGAAACAGAAATCAATGTTGAGATTTTCGCTCTGTTCCGGTAGGTACGCCGAAAACAACAAAGATTTGAATAGAATGGAAGAAATGTTTTGACACTCGTGGCTGCCATTTCCCTTGTGCATATGATATTAATAGTCTACCTGCAACGCAGGAAGCATGTCAATATGAATCATACACAAGGAATTATTACTCAGAATAGATGCAAAACAATTATTGGCTtggaacatactccctccgttcctaaatataagtctttctagaggtttcattatagactacatacggagcaaaatgagtgtatTTACACTcaagtatgtctacatacatccgtatgtacttcctccgttcctaaatataagtcttttaagagatttcattagatgacgacatacgaagcaaaataaatgaatctatactctagagtatgtctatatacatacgtATGTAATCCTCTAgtagaatctttaaaaagacttatatttaggaacggagggagtagtttgtagtgaaatctctaaaaagactaatatttaggaacggagggagtatatgtataTGACAGGAAGTTCACAGTTCACAGCATCTTGATACTTACAACTAAAAACAGAACAAAATGAAACAATGAGCAGGCGCCTTTTGCAATTGAAACTCAATAAAAGGTTTCCACAATGTTGTTGCCACCTTGCCAGTATTTCTAGTAAGTTGTATTAGTCTACATCAAATCCCTGATTTCCAAATATGAGAAGACAGGTTATGCATACCATGCCGAGTTCTTAACCAAGCCATCAAAACAAGTATGTCTGTGGTCACAATCCTTAGCGATGAATTTTATATGTTAATCGGCTACTCCTAAGTTCAAACACTTCAGCTAGTCCAGAAATCACCATCCCAATAAGTACTCCAACACATTACCAGATACTAGCAtagtgcccgtgcgttgctacggagGCAACAAAAAATAACTTGCTCAGATGTTACTATATTAACAATAGAAAGTAAACATAATTTCTGAAATAAGTTTAATTGTTTTGTACTATTAATCATCAGTTATGTGCAATGGCAACCTAGGCTACGACATAATTACTCAATGCAATAATATAGACAGAATGATAATCCAGTAAGGCTTGTTGAGCTCAGTTCCTGATTTCTTGTGCTTGATTTAAAAAAATGTCCAAATGCTCCTACGATGATTCACCATGCTAGTTGCTCAATGCCCGTAGGTTTCTGCTCGTTCTAACATTGCAATGCATGCCCGATTCTACCAGTAATATAAGTAGTAAATGTCACAACTACGTAATTGGCCTGATAAACCCGCGTCATCTGATGACACATAACTTGACTTTTTCGGATGGAATTTGTCGAAGTTTTTGGCATAACATAGCGGTGCGAAACATCTTTGGTTTATTAAGTTCATGCACCACTATTACAGATTTACAATAGATCCGATGTTAATTATTATGTTCTACTAATTTAGTACAATACAAGGACTTTTTCTGCTAATATAATTTTTCCATACCGTCTTTTTAGAAAGACACGTGCATATAATTATTACGTACAATCAGACGCCATTTGAATAACTTGAATGTGTAAAATGCCAAGCTAGCCACCTAGGGGAAATCGGTGGCGTGAGCTCTAGGGCGCCGGTGGCCGTAGGTCCGAGCGGCCAGCGGTGCCCGCTCACGGCCGATGTTCAAGAGGGCAGCTGTGACCATGTGGAATGGTGCACGAGCATGGCCGGAGGCCAAGCTGCTCGCTCCAGGCAGAAGCAGGGCTCCAACGGCAAGAAATGGACTACCTAGCTTGGTATTGAACAGTTTCATTAGTTTATTTATCAAGGTATTGAACAATACGTATGTGTGTGAACAGTGCTAGCATTATATTTACAGTATCATTTATCAGGTGGTCCCGCATCCAAATGAGCTGTCACAGCTTTTTTATACATGTGTGCAGAGTCTAGATAGAAAAAGTAAGATCTACATGCTGGGTTCGGATCACATCAGGCACATATTTTATTTAGGCTGATGTTGTAGTAGGTCCCACGTGTAGATGGAGGGGGTGAGTGAACTCACCACCAACTCAAATCTTTAGTAGTAGGAAAGATACACAACACCTAGTATCCGGCCTCAAAGTTCCAGCACTTGATCTGGTCTAGAGACCAGGATGCCCACTACTTAACCTCAACACATTACCTAACATCCTGTCTCATATGGACTAAATTATGTCTAAATAACATTATGTCCCAACTATGGACTTAAGCACTTCTATGTATAATTTGGAGCACATTGTACATTGTACAAGAAAATAGTGTGTGAAGCCCTCCCTAATACTTAGatcagggtgtgtttggttgaggTTGAGGTTGAGTTTCTTATGTTCATGACGAGTATGTAATTAGACATCTCTGGGAGTTGGCCTGCTGGCCTCTCCTTgtatttttattcctttttaatgatatggcatgcagcttTCCTGCGTCGTTCGAGAAAAAAATTAGTATGCGAGTGACTACATTCAGTGAAAACACTTGCTCCAATAAAAAATGGAGTATGGATACTATTATATGTTCTCTGCATGAGGATAGCATATGTTCACACCTTACATACATGGCTATATTACTAGTATAAATGTTACCTGCACAGAAGTTGACTAAGGGCTAGCTGACAGAATCCTCCGGAACAACTGAATCCTGAATAACACGATCTGGGTCCAATTGACCACTGTAATAACTAGACGGAACTGCAGATAGTTCCAATTTTCCAGTCCACTCCTCGCCAGGCTTCAGAGTAATCGGCTTTTCTATAGCAGCTGCTTCCACACATACCATGCGTTTATATTCGTCATCCCCAAAATCTGCCATTGCCTTAGCTTTTTTGTCCCAGGGGTTCCAAACAACTGTaaccaagaagaaaaggaagaaactcttcaaaatCATTCTACAACGATTATAATGCAATAATTTATTACAGTTCTGAGCAAACAAATGTAAGAGTTCACCATACCAGCATCCGGAAGGCCTCCTTTCCTCACAACAAATGTTCTTTTCTTCTCATGATCAATAATGGCAATTTTTGACGGTGTGCCCAGATATATTCTATCCAACTGTGATTTTACAGATGCTTGAGTTAGAAAGTGGGATGCAAAGAAAATGGAAAATGGTAATATGATTCAAATGCCTTGGTAACACACCTCAGATTCAAAAACAATAGCATCGCCTTGTTCAGTGAAGCGGGCCCTATCCTGTAAGTTGTCTAGGTAATCCAGAGTTTCCAGGCCTTCTACACGTATCTCACTGAAATATTAGAATGGAATTATGACGAGAGAAAAAAAGAACTACTCCCTCTGATTCAAAATAAGTGCCATGGTTTTAGTTCAAAGTACCATAAAAATGAGGCAGTTAACATAAGGGGCAATTATGCAATGTTTAGATTTGGAACAAACAAACTTAGGAGTGGGGATTAAGTATTCTGTTTCTGTTACGACATCACTTCAAACTCTACTGCGATATTGTTTTTTTATTCTGAATTTCTGACAGTGAGATGAAAAACATACCTTATATCAGAAATTGAGAAGTACGTGTGATATGCAAAGGTAAAAGAGAATGGCTTTCCATCTGCATTGGTATTCCTTATACGTGAAGTCAGCATCAGATCTCCACCAGGTCCAAGTGCAATCCTCAGACGGTACTCAAAACTGCAATGGAAGGATTGCCCTTATTGATACATTTCAACACACAGGCAGCTACGGTTGGCTTCAACAACAAATTATAACGAAAAAACATGCCAGTTTCTACAATAGCATGAATCCACTAGAAGTATGTAGTTATTTAGGATGCCCACCTATGTGGCCAGATCTTTAAGTCTTCGTCAGTAGGTTTAAGGATTAAATCGATGTAAGCTCTACT
This window encodes:
- the LOC123428073 gene encoding putative glucose-6-phosphate 1-epimerase — translated: MSSSGAGEEGPLPVELRKGANGLDKVVLRQGPRISAEVYLYGGHVTSWKDQFGEELLFVSNKAIFKPPKAIRGGIPICFPQFSNFGHLEAHGFARNKIWTVDTDPPPFPVPISSRAYIDLILKPTDEDLKIWPHSFEYRLRIALGPGGDLMLTSRIRNTNADGKPFSFTFAYHTYFSISDISEIRVEGLETLDYLDNLQDRARFTEQGDAIVFESELDRIYLGTPSKIAIIDHEKKRTFVVRKGGLPDAVVWNPWDKKAKAMADFGDDEYKRMVCVEAAAIEKPITLKPGEEWTGKLELSAVPSSYYSGQLDPDRVIQDSVVPEDSVS